The following coding sequences lie in one Crassostrea angulata isolate pt1a10 chromosome 10, ASM2561291v2, whole genome shotgun sequence genomic window:
- the LOC128167107 gene encoding uncharacterized protein LOC128167107, with translation MESVYGTFIEIFHQHKRFSAVQKLVILALVIGGVSLLTGLWMWMVTYTLTLISTILVCHYLVTTNANFTLLEKILVLLKAHENDSWYISLTELVRNSLGIGTHNGNELLTENEAKREGDFSSWEDEIHLLATLISQDFIRPWYLTVSDKQNLLEEKEEVLDKAFRRLCVRFSEIDIHELFQELLLCYREHLRCFQLAKSAYYTQPRRRSVSSLDPASSTKIVSSIEEAYEFKFTYHSAVWESENEIIYLKSLISILLTEYLDTHLQDSKTPHVLLVEILTYNVAKPVFDLLSNSEFLHECIVHILSDETLITIPPDAESSEKDFAQFKDVQEDDNEFKDAMEVFSSREEMSHQSSHHIEHKGHQESLNGNTQTSTDNKIGAQVAKEEELAASLQTHIPNDKTEESSLAVASDSRAREHIEESQRFYLGSFDDIKETCQQTPKLFKSICITNTETATENRGANQYTLYTIQYDAVYEDQGSPRVRTNVVKRRFREFINLQNRLEDNPEYKKSLKDVKGLTKWLSLPFGNMDKNSIEKRKNTLENFMKSLLEKDDVCSSPEIKEFLAYDGNAHIAFVRKVPDSIQPFTKMIRSVSSVFDKIGEFSTNMTELLPSLPRRVQTKDIHSSMVDEDQILLEFGTIKGDVLVLERLFTNYVQVAGCSKVSEHNEASGNISQNADEATDELHDTALTEIAIDIAVQALQGRNCWLCRERVISLAKHMFGTAVNRWLRWKISDLTTPHRCAMYLHLFQEAIWPNGKFDSSSREVKSEKQKLVTKQQATRVLAEFFPDVLVQLLDKEDYQSGIEEIIDSIQYKKLNKHFIYTFLDIIMEKLFSKSHQEALQKEVL, from the exons ATGGAATCAGTTTATGGCACGTTCATCGAAATTTTTCACCAGCATAAAAGATTTTCTGCTGTTCAGAAATTAGTGATTTTGGCGCTAGTTATTGGAGGTGTGTCTCTTTTGACAGGTCTATGGATGTGGATGGTAACATACACTTTAACGTTGATCTCAACCATATTAGTTTGTCATTATTTAGTAACAACAAATGCTAATTTTACGCTATTAGAAAAGATACTTGTTCTTCTGAAAGCTCACGAGAACGATTCTTGGTATATAAGCCTCACTGAATTAGTCAGGAATTCCCTTGGAATTGGGACACATAATGGAAATGAATTACTCACGGAAAATGAGGCTAAACGTGAAGGGGATTTTTCTTCATGGGAGGATGAAATACATTTGTTGGCAACTCTCATATCTCAGGATTTTATCAGACCATGGTATCTTACAGTGAGTGACAAACAGAATCTCTTGGAAGAGAAAGAAGAAGTCCTTGATAAAGCGTTTAGACGTCTGTGTGTACGATTTTCTGAAATAGATATTCATGAACTTTTTCAGGAACTATTGTTATGTTACAGGGAACACTTACGATGCTTTCAGCTCGCAAAATCGGCATATTACACTCAGCCAAGAAGAAGGAGTGTATCTTCACTAGATCCTGCGTCATCAACTAAAATAGTCTCCTCAATTGAGGAAGCATATGAATTCAAATTTACCTACCACAGTGCAGTGTGGGaatcagaaaatgaaattatctATCTAAAATCATTGATAAGTATTCTGTTGACAGAATATCTGGATACACATTTGCAAGACAGCAAAACTCCTCATGTATTGTTAGTTGAAATATTAACTTACAATGTTGCAAAACCTGTCTTTGATCTTTTAAGCAATTCAGAATTTTTACATGAGTGCATTGTTCATATATTATCTGATGAAACTTTGATAACAATACCTCCAGATGCAGAAAGTAGTGAGAAAGATTTTGCACAATTCAAGGATGTACAGGAAGATGATAATGAGTTCAAAGATGCCATGGAAGTGTTTTCATCAAGGGAAGAAATGTCTCATCAATCTAGTCACCATATTGAACACAAAGGGCACCAAGAATCATTGAATGGAAATACTCAAACATCCACAGATAATAAAATAGGGGCACAAGTAGCCAAGGAGGAAGAATTGGCTGCTAGTTTACAAACACACATTCCAAATGACAAAACag AGGAAAGCAGCTTAGCGGTGGCATCCGACAGCAGGGCTAGGGAGCATATAGAGGAGAGTCAGAGGTTTTACCTTGGGAGTTTTGATGACATTAAAGAGACCTGCCAACAGACCCCAAAACTGTTTAAAAGCATATGTATTACTAACACAGAGACAGCCACAGAGAATAGAGGAGCTAATCAGTACACACTATACACCATCCAA tATGATGCAGTGTATGAGGACCAAGGGTCCCCCAGAGTCAGAACAAATGTGGTGAAGCGGCGGTTCAGAGAATTCATTAACCTACAAAACAGATTAGAAGATAATCCTGAGTATAAAAAGAGCTTGAAAG ATGTAAAAGGACTTACTAAGTGGCTTTCCTTACCATTTGGAAATATGGATAAGAACAGTATTGAAAAGCGCAagaatacattggaaaatttcATGAAA TCTCTCCTGGAGAAAGATGATGTCTGCAGCAGTCCAGAAATAAAGGAGTTCCTGGCATATGATGGAAATGCCCACATAGCATTTGTCAGGAAGGTTCCAGATAGCATACAACCTTTCACAAAG atGATTAGAAGTGTTTCCAGTGTATTTGACAAGATTGGAGAATTCTCTACAAATATGACAGAATTACTGCCAAGTCTTCCCAGGAGAGTCCAAACCAAAGATATCCACAGCAGCATGGTCGATGAAGATCAAATCCTGCTAGAGTTTGGTACCATTAAAGGAGAT GTGCTTGTCTTAGAAAGACTGTTTACAAATTATGTACAAGTAGCTGGTTGTTCTAAAGTGTCTGAACACAATGAAGCCTCAGGGAATATCTCACAAAATGCAGATG AGGCTACTGACGAGCTTCACGACACTGCTCTGACGGAGATTGCAATCGACATAGCTGTGCAAGCACTGCAAGGCAGAAACTGTTGGCTCTGTCGggaaagagttatctcccttgccAAGCACATGTTTGGTACAGCAGTCAACAG GTGGCTGCGATGGAAGATAAGTGACCTTACAACCCCCCACCGATGTGCAATGtatcttcatttgtttcaaGAAGCGATTTGGCCAAATGGAAAATTTGATTCCTCCAGTCGTGAAGTAAAATCAGAAAAGCAGAAATTGGTAACAAAACAGCAAGCAACAAGAGTGCTGGCAGAATTTTTTCCAG ATGTTTTGGTTCAGCTTTTGGACAAGGAGGACTACCAAAGTGGAATAGAGGAAATTATAGACTCCATTCAGTATAAGAAGCTGAACAA